In one window of Denticeps clupeoides chromosome 2, fDenClu1.1, whole genome shotgun sequence DNA:
- the LOC114784848 gene encoding uncharacterized protein LOC114784848 isoform X3 has product MAFSMVWAMTGFLMVLCVKELNSLLSHISMDTSMKHLLHKRGVSSALLQFVIEVEIIAPDNVTEEQVKSSVNASSFPLRNSSEILSVDITTFCASNGSVLQCRCQQQFFWGADVCSRYGVCDQISGGACTCINGISADGHFCQSDVDECAVQPSICGPNSNCTNTILSYNCSCLNGFNVKIPGFSINNVNNTCQDIDECAVIPSVCGPNSNCTNTIGSYNCSCLNGFSVTSPGFSINVSNTCQDVNECAVIPSVCGPNSNCTNTIGSYTCSCLNGFSVTSPDFSINVNNMCQDLNECAVIPSVCGPNSYCTNTIGSYNCSCLNGFSVTSPDFSLNVNNTCQDVNECAVIPSVCGPNSNCTNTIGSYNCSCLNGFSVTSPDFSINNINNTCQDVNECAVIPSVCGPNSNCTNTIGSYNCSCLNGFSVTSPDFSINNVNNTCQDVNECAVIPSVCGPNSNCTNTIGSYTCSCLNGFSVTSPDFSINVNNMCQDVNECAVIPSVCGPNSNCTNTIGSYNCSCLNGFSVTSPDFSINNINNTCQDVNECAVIPSVCGPNSNCTNTIGSYNCSCLNGFSVTSPDFSINNINNTCQDVNECAVIPSVCGPNSNCTNTIGSYNCSCLNGFSVTSPGFSINVNNTCQDVNECAVIPSVCGPNSSCTNTIGSYNCSCLNGFSVTWPDFSINNVNNMCQDVNECAVIPSVCGPNSNCTNTIGSYNCSCLNGFSVTSPDFSINNINNTCQDVNECAVIPSVCGPNSNCTNTIGSYNCSCLNGFSVTSPDFSINVNNTCQDVNECAVIPSVCGPNSNCTNTIGSYNCSCLNGFSVTWPDFSINNVNNMCQDVNECAVIPSVCGPNSNCTNTIGSYNCSCLNGFSVTSPDFSINVNNMCQDVNECAVIPSVCGPNSNCTNTIGSYNCSCLNGFSVTLPDFSINNINNTCQDVNECAVIPSVCGPNSNCTNTIGSYNCSCLNGFSVTSPDFSINVNNTCQDVNECAVIPSVCGPNSNCTNTIGSYNCSCLNGFSVTWPDFSINNVNNMCQDVNECAVIPSVCGPNSNCTNTIGSYNCSCLNGFSVTLPDFSINNVNNTCQDVNECAVIPSVCGPNSHCTNTIGSYTCSCLNGFSVTSPDFSINVNNMCQDVNECAVIPSVCGPNSNCTNTIGSYTCSCLNGFSVTSPGFSINNVNNMCQANPTQAPTTSITSTTPSYISINMQLTISEDFDMDLNDVGTSKYKTYANDIIKAVEESYKNHAGYSPGTAKVIGFRAGSVVADISVKTSSTTYLMSANEGVAQNLIKDGYNLPDNPLAVSEQINLRTTNGSIYPEQILTLRCPTAMPSNWTVNGKPIQATPDKYEINGDVLTVKAVGITDNARYACQSAMDSVPLFQWQAVGDIKPLPNIQIYATTQLSCDIRTIELQCCAESGYEVEWRSFNTSAGQCVTYGYPISVDKCSNDTYSESFVCQLKDGSLKDFAYSSSPVTLKIFSRDEKFTCNDDAYGVGEKGDTINAPCQPNTTGSRTAVCTSGNGWKVIEDNCVLNVIFNLLTQSQTINANSLPDFIAQLTTAATENSPAIAQSAATVQSIVTILNNIAEVSKGIKINRLVMENFLKVMDVIVSPNATGVWSNINSNSMKNSSSLLLNAVEQVTEALADDPLVITTGFLQLSRSVLSSAAAALAVNSTAEIFIPDTQIPGNNTVLTTVAFSNQSNFLPVRSKASFNDTSSKINAIVLLIKVKNATFNNISLTFDLINDNFTSPQCVFWNFNLFGVGGWDTSGCRPKYKSNGTVTCECNHLTSFSILMSPYVPEDEAKVLDFITYIGVGISMGSLVACLIIEILVWKSMTRTPTSYIHHVSVVNIAVCLLIADVWFIVGAAETARKHENPDACNAAVFFMHLFYLALFFWMLVSAAFFCRAVFAMTKVSKSTMRAISFSVGYVPPILIAVVTIAVTAPADNYLSENACWLRWDRSKTLLAFVVPALTIVAANLTILLAVIIKMLTRMGGKTSQVSEKHSLVLIGRCVAVLTPIFGLTWALGIGIVTDPGNYGLHVSFAFFNSLQGFFILLFGTLLDKKIRAAVSGKFSLASWTSNQSKTTSAGRSLTSRLDLFRLRLKRTYAYNTSGGTRSFPCSSGSQ; this is encoded by the exons ATGGCATTTTCTATGGTGTGGGCGATGACTGGCTTCCTCATGGTTCTGTGTGTCAAAGAACTGAACTCTCTG CTTTCCCACATATCCATGGACACAAGTATGAAACATCTGCTACACAAACGAGGAG TTAGCTCTGCACTGTTGCAGTTTGTCATTGAGGTGGAAATAATCGCTCCAGACAACGTAACAGAAGAACAGGTCAAGTCGTCTGTGAATGCGTCCAGCTTCCCCCTGAGAAACTCAAGCGAGATTTTAAGCGTGGACATTACCACAT TCTGCGCGTCCAACGGCTCTGTATTGCAGTGCCGGTGTCAACAGCAGTTCTTCTGGGGAGCAGACGTCTGCTCCAGATACGGGGTGTGTGATCAGATTTCTGGTGGAGCGTGCACATGCATCAATGGCATCTCTGCTGATGGGCACTTTTGTCAAAGTG ATGTTGATGAATGTGCTGTACAGCCATCCATATGTGGTCCAAACTCCAACTGCACCAACACAATTCTAAGCTACAACTGCTCATGTTTGAATGGATTCAATGTCAAGATACCAGGCTTTTCCATAAATAATGTCAATAACACGTGTCAAG ACATTGATGAATGTGCAGTAATACCATCAGTCTGTGGTCCGAACTCCAACTGCACCAACACTATTGGCAGCTACAACTGCTCATGTTTGAATGGATTCAGTGTCACATCGCCAGGCTTTTCCATAAATGTCAGTAACACGTGTCAAG aTGTGAATGAATGTGCAGTAATACCATCAGTCTGTGGTCCAAACTCCAACTGCACAAACACTATTGGCAGCTACACCTGCTCATGTTTGAATGGATTCAGTGTCACATCGCCAGACTTTTCCATAAATGTCAATAACATGTGTCAAG ATTTGAATGAATGTGCAGTAATACCATCAGTCTGTGGTCCAAACTCCTACTGCACCAACACTATTGGCAGCTACAACTGCTCATGTTTGAATGGATTCAGTGTCACATCGCCAGACTTTTCCCTAAATGTCAATAACACATGTCAAG ATGTGAATGAATGTGCAGTAATACCATCAGTCTGTGGTCCAAACTCCAACTGCACCAACACTATTGGCAGCTACAACTGCTCATGTTTGAATGGATTCAGTGTGACATCGCCAGACTTTTCCataaataatatcaataacACATGTCAAG ATGTGAATGAATGTGCAGTAATACCATCAGTCTGTGGTCCAAACTCCAACTGCACCAACACTATTGGCAGCTACAACTGCTCATGTTTGAATGGATTCAGTGTCACATCGCCAGACTTTTCCATAAATAATGTCAATAACACATGTCAAG ATGTGAATGAATGTGCAGTAATACCATCAGTCTGTGGTCCAAACTCCAACTGCACCAACACTATTGGCAGCTACACCTGCTCATGTTTGAATGGATTCAGTGTCACATCGCCAGACTTTTCCATAAATGTCAATAACATGTGTCAAG ATGTGAATGAATGTGCAGTAATACCATCAGTCTGTGGTCCAAACTCCAACTGCACCAACACTATTGGCAGCTACAACTGCTCATGTTTGAATGGATTCAGTGTGACATCGCCAGACTTTtccattaataatattaataacacatgTCAAG ATGTGAATGAATGTGCAGTAATACCATCAGTCTGTGGTCCAAACTCCAACTGCACCAACACTATTGGCAGCTACAACTGCTCATGTTTGAATGGATTCAGTGTGACATCGCCAGACTTTtccattaataatattaataacacatgTCAAG aTGTGAATGAATGTGCAGTAATACCATCAGTCTGTGGTCCAAACTCCAACTGCACCAACACTATTGGCAGCTACAACTGCTCATGTTTGAATGGATTCAGTGTCACATCGCCAGGCTTTTCCATAAATGTCAATAACACATGTCAAG aTGTGAATGAATGTGCAGTAATACCATCAGTCTGTGGTCCAAACTCCAGCTGCACCAACACTATTGGCAGCTACAACTGCTCATGTTTGAATGGATTCAGTGTCACATGGCCAGACTTTTCTATAAATAATGTCAATAACATGTGTCAAG ATGTGAATGAATGTGCAGTAATACCATCAGTCTGTGGTCCAAACTCCAACTGCACCAACACTATTGGCAGCTACAACTGCTCATGTTTGAATGGATTTAGTGTGACATCGCCAGACTTTtccattaataatattaataacacatgTCAAG aTGTGAATGAATGTGCAGTAATACCATCAGTCTGTGGTCCAAACTCCAACTGCACCAACACTATTGGCAGCTACAACTGCTCATGTTTGAATGGATTCAGTGTCACATCGCCAGACTTTTCCATAAATGTCAATAACACGTGTCAAG aTGTGAATGAATGTGCAGTAATACCATCAGTCTGTGGTCCAAACTCCAACTGCACCAACACTATTGGCAGCTACAACTGCTCATGTTTGAATGGATTCAGTGTCACATGGCCAGACTTTTCTATAAATAATGTCAATAACATGTGTCAAG ATGTGAATGAATGTGCAGTAATACCATCAGTCTGTGGTCCAAACTCCAACTGCACCAACACTATTGGCAGCTACAACTGCTCATGTTTGAATGGATTCAGTGTCACATCGCCAGACTTTTCCATAAATGTCAATAACATGTGTCAAG ATGTGAATGAATGTGCAGTAATACCATCAGTCTGTGGTCCAAACTCCAACTGCACCAACACTATTGGCAGCTACAACTGCTCATGTTTGAATGGATTCAGTGTGACATTGCCAGACTTTTCCataaataatatcaataacACATGTCAAG aTGTGAATGAATGTGCAGTAATACCATCAGTCTGTGGTCCAAACTCCAACTGCACCAACACTATTGGCAGCTACAACTGCTCATGTTTGAATGGATTCAGTGTCACATCGCCAGACTTTTCCATAAATGTCAATAACACGTGTCAAG aTGTGAATGAATGTGCAGTAATACCATCAGTCTGTGGTCCAAACTCCAACTGCACCAACACTATTGGCAGCTACAACTGCTCATGTTTGAATGGATTCAGTGTCACATGGCCAGACTTTTCTATAAATAATGTCAATAACATGTGTCAAG atGTGAATGAATGTGCAGTAATACCATCAGTCTGTGGTCCAAACTCGAACTGCACCAACACTATTGGCAGCTACAACTGCTCATGTTTGAATGGATTCAGTGTGACATTGCCAGACTTTTCTATAAATAATGTCAATAACACATGTCAAG ATGTGAATGAATGTGCAGTAATACCATCAGTCTGTGGTCCAAACTCCCACTGCACCAACACTATTGGCAGCTACACCTGCTCATGTTTGAATGGATTCAGTGTGACATCGCCAGACTTTTCCATAAATGTCAATAACATGTGTCAAG atgtaaatgaatgtgCAGTGATACCATCAGTCTGTGGTCCTAACTCCAACTGCACCAACACTATTGGCAGCTACACCTGCTCATGTTTGAATGGATTCAGTGTCACATCACCAGGCTTTTCcataaataatgttaataacatGTGTCAAG CTAATCCTACACAAGCTCCCACTACATCGATCACATCAACTACTCCAAGTTACATAAGTATCAATATGCAGCTGACAATTAGCGAAGACTTTGATATGGACTTGAATGATGTCGGCACTTCAAAGTATAAGACCTATGCGAATGACATAATTAAAGCT GTTGAAGAAAGCTACAAAAACCACGCAGGCTACAGTCCGGGCACGGCGAAAGTCATAGGGTTCAG GGCCGGGAGTGTGGTGGCAGATATCTCAGTAAAGACCAGTAGCACAACTTATTTAATGAGTGCGAACGAAGGCGTGGCACAGAACCTTATAAAGGATGGTTACAATTTACCAGACAATCCACTAGCAGTGTCAG AACAAATCAATTTAAGAACAACGAATGGCTCAATATATCCTGAGCAGATTTTGACATTACGCTGTCCAACGGCGATGCCATCTAACTGGACCGTGAATGGGAAACCCATTCAAGCCACTCCCGATAAGTACGAAATAAATGGTGACGTCCTTACAGTGAAGGCGGTGGGCATAACTGATAATG CTCGCTATGCCTGCCAATCAGCAATGGATTCTGTACCTTTATTCCAGTGGCAGGCTGTTGGCGACATAAAACCTTTACCCAATATCCAAATCTATGCCACAACTCAATTATCATGCGATATTCGGACGATTGAGTTGCAGTGCTGCGCGGAATCTGGCTATGAAGTTGAATGGAGATCTTTTAACACAAGCG CAGGCCAGTGTGTCACCTATGGCTACCCGATTTCTGTGGATAAGTGTAGCAATGACACTTACTCTGAGAGCTTTGTCTGCCAGCTTAAGGACGGCTCCTTGAAGGACTTTGCTTACAGCTCCAGCCCGGTGACCTTGAAAATATTCAGCCGTGATGAAA AATTCACTTGTAACGATGATGCTTACGGTGTCGGGGAGAAGGGCGACACCATCAACGCGCCCTGTCAGCCGAATACGACCGGTAGCCGAACGGCAGTCTGCACTTCCGGGAACGGATGGAAGGTCATTGAGGACAACTGTGTGTTAAATGTGATCTTCAATTTGCTGACACAGTCACAG ACAATAAATGCCAACAGCCTTCCCGATTTCATCGCGCAGCTCACTACAGCGGCAACGGAGAACAGCCCGGCAATCGCACAGTCAGCCGCCACGGTTCAAAGTATCGTCACCATCCTGAACAATATTGCAGAAGTTTCCAAAGGCATCAAAATAAACAGACTGGTGATGGAG AACTTTCTGAAGGTTATGGATGTCATCGTGTCTCCAAATGCCACTGGCGTCTGGAGCAACATCAACTCCAACAGTATGAAGAATTCCAGCTCCTTGCTCCTGAACGCAGTGGAGCAGGTGACCGAGGCTCTCGCCGACGACCCTCTGGTGATAACGACGGGCTTCCTCCAGCTCAGCAGGTCCGTGCTGAGCTCAGCGGCAGCCGCTCTGGCCGTGAACTCGACTGCGGAGATCTTCATCCCCGACACGCAGATACCCGGCAACAACACAGTCCTCACCACCGTGGCCTTTTCCAACCAGAGCAACTTCCTCCCGGTCAGGAGCAAGGCGAGCTTCAACGACACAAGCAGCAAGATCAATGCAATCGTTCTTCTCATCAAGGTGAAGAACGCCACATTCAATAACATCtcgctgacctttgaccttattAATGACAACTTTACAAGTCCTCAGTGTGTATTTTGGAACTTCAATCTTTTTGGTGTCGGAGGGTGGGATACATCAGGCTGCCGGCCGAAGTACAAGTCCAACGGCACCGTCACCTGCGAGTGTAACCATCTGACGTCCTTCTCCATCCTCATGTCTCCATACGTCCCCGAGGATGAGGCCAAGGTGTTGGATTTCATAACCTACATCGGCGTTGGTATCTCAATGGGCAGCCTGGTTGCGTGTCTCATTATTGAGATCTTGGTTTGGAAGAGCATGACCAGGACTCCCACCTCCTACATACATCACGTGTCTGTGGTGAACATCGCCGTGTGTCTCCTGATTGCCGACGTGTGGTTTATCGTTGGAGCTGCGGAAACGGCGCGAAAGCACGAAAACCCCGACGCATGCAACGCTGCCGTGTTCTTCATGCACCTTTTCTACCTCGCCCTTTTCTTCTGGATGCTCGTCTCTGCCGCCTTCTTCTGCCGGGCGGTCTTCGCCATGACAAAGGTGTCTAAATCCACCATGAGGGCGATTTCCTTTTCTGTGGGCTATGTGCCCCCCATCCTTATTGCCGTGGTCACCATAGCAGTCACTGCCCCTGCAGACAATTATCTAAGCGAAAACGCCTGCTGGCTCAGGTGGGACAGAAGCAAGACCCTCTTGGCGTTTGTAGTCCCTGCCCTGACCATCGTGGCTGCAAATTTAACCATCCTGCTCGCGGTCATCATCAAAATGTTGACGAGGATGGGTGGGAAGACCAGCCAGGTCTCGGAAAAGCACTCCCTGGTGCTCATAGGCAGATGTGTGGCTGTTTTAACACCGATTTTTGGCCTGACCTGGGCACTTGGAATTGGGATTGTGACTGACCCAGGAAACTATGGCCTCCATGTTTCATTTGCCTTCTTCAATTCGTTGCAG GGTTTCTTTATATTGCTGTTTGGAACGCTTTTAGACAAGAAG ATTCGGGCAGCTGTATCGGGAAAGTTCAGCCTTGCGTCTTGGACCTCAAACCAAAGCAAG ACCACAAGTGCTGGAAGGTCATTAACAAGCCGACTGGACCTCTTCAGATTGAGATTGAAAAGAACGT atgctTACAACACCTCTGGTGGGACCAGAAGCTTTCCATGTTCTTCGGGCTCTCAGTAG